CGCAAGGCCGCCCTCGAGAAGGCGAGCGCCAAGCTCACCGGCTCTCAAGGGGGGAACCGTGGCCTGAGCGAGATCAATCGATTGAATTCCGCGGCGGCTGGTCAGAGGCCTTAGCCGCCAGGGAAAGCCCCCGCCGGGTGTGCGACCGGCGGGGGCTTGCTGCTCAGAGAGAGGTGAGGGGTGCGCTCTTGATGCCCTTATCTTGCCACGCCGGATCGGATCGTTCAGTCGCGGCGTCCACGCTCGAGGCGTGAGGTTCCTAACGCTCGCTTTGACGCTCAGGCGGGATTTCGCCTAAAACAGCGCCGTGACCCTGAGAGGGAGAGCGCTTGCGCGCAGACTGAGCTCCAGGTTCGGAGAGAGCCTTAATCCGGTTTCGATCCAAGGAACGCCGAGCCAGTCCTGCGCGGTGCTGAGGCCGCCATTGCCGGCGATCTGGAGCGTCGTGTTGGGGGTCACTCTCGCCCACAGTCGTCCGGCGTCGAATTGAAGCGAGACGCCTACGATCCCGCCCGCGGGGTTCGCCGAAAATCCCTCTCTGAAGCTGTTACGTCCCCAGTCCTGCCTGGCGCCGATGATGGGGCCCCATGAGAAATGCTCGCTTGTCTTGAGGGAATAGCGTCCATAAAGGGAGTAATAGATCTGTCCCGGGTTCATGAAGGCGCCAGGGAAATAGGCGCCGGTCATGGCGAAGCTGTAGGGGGTTTCGGGCAAGGTCACTTCGCCCTCGAGGCTGATGTTGAACGGGAAGAGGGTCGCGACTCCGATTTTGCCGGATAGTGGCTGTGCCCCTGCACTTCCATTGCTCAGAAGAAGCAAGGATGCAAATGCAAGAGCGTATTTTTTATCAACAATTTTATATTCCATAAATAAATCATACCACTGGGCGCCGTGAAGTTAACCCTCGCCCGAACGGAGGAATCCCCCGCCGGGTGTGCGACCGGCGGGGGATTGGTGCTCAGAGAGGTGAGGGGGTGCGCTCTTGATGTGCTCATCTTGCCACGGGTGGTCGTTCGATGCCGTCGCTCCTCGCACGCCTGAGCTGTGAGGCTCCTGACGGGCGCTTGCTCGATTAGCCCTGTGCCTTTAGCGCCTCTTGAACGGCCTTGATCACCTCGGGATCGGTGGGCTCGGTCTTGGGGTGGAAGCGCTTGATGACCTTACCTGCGCGATCCACCAGGAACTTGTCGAAGTTCCAGCGGATCTCGCCTTCGACGCCGGGTTGGGTCGTCAGGTACTGGTAGAGGGGCGCCTGGGCCTCACCCTTGACGGGGAGCTTGGCGAACATGTCGAAGCCGACGCCGTAGTTGGCCGAGCAGAACTGCCCGATCTGCTCGTTGCTGCCGGGCTCTTGGGCGCCGAAGTCGTTCGAGGGGAAGCCCAGCACCTTCAGCCCCTGCGCCTGGTAGGAATCGTGCAACTCCTGAAGACCCTTGTACTGCGGGGTGAGACCGCACTCGGAGGCGGTGTTGACGATCAGCAGGACCTTGCCGCGATAGTCCGACAGGGAAACCGGCGTGCCGTTGAGGCGGTCGACCTGAAAATCGTAGAGCAGGGCGAGGTCCTTTCGATGGTGAGGCTGGACAGCCACAAGTCATACCACGCTCGCAGCGATATCACCATGCGATCGCGCCCCGAGAGAACGGAGATGAACCGATGCCCGCCCTTCCCCAGCTACAGACGCCGCGCCTCTTGCTTCGGCCGCTCGTGGAGAGCGATGCGGAGGCCGTCTTCGCCTACTGCTCCAACCCCAACGTCTCGCGCTACACCTTGTGGGAACCACACCGGACGCTCGACGATGCGCTGGTGTACATCCGGGATTACGCCCTTCCCAAGTACGAGAAGGGGATTCCCGAGCCCTTCGCGATCGTCTTGAAGGAGCAGGGCGATCGCGTGATCGGGACGGTTGGCGCCTTCTGGGCGTCCGAGCCGAACCGATGCCTGGAGCTCGCCTATGCGCTCGCCGAGCCCTACTGGGGGCAAGGGATCGTGGCGGAGGCCGCGCAGGCCGTGAGGGATTTCGTGTTCGCGGAGCACCCCATCGAGCGCCTGCAGTGCCGCTGCAAGGTGGAGAACGCGCCGAGCGCGCGCGTCATGGAGAAGGTCGGCATGAAGTGGGAGGGCACCCTGCGGGCTTCCATTTTCCATCGCGATCGCTTCTGGGACATGCATTACTATTCGCTGCTGCGATCCGAGTGGGAGCGCTTGCGCTGACGCTTCAAAGGATGACCCCCCGCCGGGTGTGCGTCCGGCGGGGGGTCGTGCTCAGAGGGGTGCGTGGTTGATGGGCTTATCTTGTCACACGGGGCCTCACGCGTCCGTGGCGAGCCGTACCCCTGACGCGTGAGCCTGCTGACGGCCGCTTGCGTGCTACTCGCCGGAAGGCGCGGCTTCGTCCAGCGTCTCGACGTACTTCATGTAGTCCGCGTAGAGCTTCTGCGCTTGTTCGCCACCCTGCGGGGACATGTAGTGGTTGAAGTCGAAGTTGATCAGCTTCGAGACGTGCGGCTTCGCCTCGTCGATCTGGCGCTTGATGGTGTCCATTCCACCCGGCTCGGCCTCGAAGCCCTGGTAGAGCTTGGTGCTGCGATGGAAGGTCTCGAGGTTCGCCCACAGCTCGACGCCATGCTTGCTGGCGGCCTTGGAGATCGCCGTCAGGTCGTGCTCGACCCGATCCAGCTGCTTGGTGGTGCCGCCGACCCCGTCTTGCCAGGCGAGGACGTCGATCCCGGCGCGCGAGAGCACCGTGTCCCACCAGTTCTCGAGGTACTTGGCGGGCATCGAGAGGGGGACGCCCGGGATCAGGTTGGTGTAGGGGGAGATCATGACCTTGAGGTCGGGCTTGACGGCCTTGGCCGCGCGCGAGATGTCCCCGTACAGGTCCCCGATGGCCTTGGCGTTCGCGATCCCG
Above is a window of Pantanalinema sp. DNA encoding:
- a CDS encoding glutathione peroxidase: MLYDFQVDRLNGTPVSLSDYRGKVLLIVNTASECGLTPQYKGLQELHDSYQAQGLKVLGFPSNDFGAQEPGSNEQIGQFCSANYGVGFDMFAKLPVKGEAQAPLYQYLTTQPGVEGEIRWNFDKFLVDRAGKVIKRFHPKTEPTDPEVIKAVQEALKAQG
- a CDS encoding GNAT family N-acetyltransferase, which produces MPALPQLQTPRLLLRPLVESDAEAVFAYCSNPNVSRYTLWEPHRTLDDALVYIRDYALPKYEKGIPEPFAIVLKEQGDRVIGTVGAFWASEPNRCLELAYALAEPYWGQGIVAEAAQAVRDFVFAEHPIERLQCRCKVENAPSARVMEKVGMKWEGTLRASIFHRDRFWDMHYYSLLRSEWERLR
- a CDS encoding DUF4434 domain-containing protein produces the protein MEIPSFRPSSPWVKPAAPVAAPVPSQGTVKSDRLTLSMSATAPTGAQRAPDRLTGSFIQISGDDQPAEYWTKTLSDMKRLGMDTAVIQYTAYDGTTFWNSTENILKAADELGMGVMVGTKLDESNGKALDNWYLKALIPSKVKEEATDAADYTRELVERFGHHPSMTGLYIPYEVNGIANAKAIGDLYGDISRAAKAVKPDLKVMISPYTNLIPGVPLSMPAKYLENWWDTVLSRAGIDVLAWQDGVGGTTKQLDRVEHDLTAISKAASKHGVELWANLETFHRSTKLYQGFEAEPGGMDTIKRQIDEAKPHVSKLINFDFNHYMSPQGGEQAQKLYADYMKYVETLDEAAPSGE